A genomic stretch from Corynebacterium sp. 21KM1197 includes:
- a CDS encoding glycosyltransferase family 4 protein, with amino-acid sequence MRIGIICPYSFDEPGGVQAHILDLARILGERGHQVEVLGPAAESTPLPGYVMRGGGSIPIPYNGSVARLAFGPQVFRNVRAFVERGRFDVLHIHEPNSPSYSMAAMIYASGPLVATYHASAAGSKLLKIALPVLRPYLEKIRGGIAVSEMARRWQVEQLGGDPVLIPNGVDTKVYRQARRRYGRPIRGEEQGHGEGQAHLEGQAYHEGPAHSEGQGGGAGHSEETGAHNRIPEIVFLGRIDESRKGLDILLRALEGLGERVRVTVIGGGKPRAVPGVDFVGRVSDEEKAEILGRADIYVAPNTGGESFGIVLVEAMAAGCAVVASDLEAFAAVCDAEGEEPAGLLFRNGSAADLREKLRLLVRDGGRRQQLQEAGIRRAHRYDWATVADDVFAVYETVADGTRVGTR; translated from the coding sequence ATGCGCATCGGTATTATCTGCCCCTATTCCTTTGACGAGCCGGGCGGAGTTCAAGCCCATATCCTTGACCTCGCGCGGATTCTGGGGGAGCGAGGGCACCAGGTAGAGGTGCTGGGACCAGCGGCGGAGTCCACGCCGCTACCGGGCTATGTGATGCGCGGAGGCGGCTCCATCCCTATTCCCTATAATGGCTCGGTGGCGCGCCTGGCCTTTGGCCCGCAGGTGTTTAGGAACGTGCGCGCCTTTGTGGAGCGCGGGCGCTTTGATGTTTTGCACATTCACGAGCCCAATTCCCCCAGTTATTCCATGGCCGCCATGATCTATGCCTCCGGGCCCCTGGTGGCCACGTATCACGCCTCCGCTGCGGGTTCGAAGTTGCTGAAAATCGCGCTTCCGGTGCTGCGCCCTTATTTGGAGAAGATTCGCGGTGGCATCGCGGTATCGGAAATGGCGCGGCGCTGGCAGGTGGAGCAATTGGGCGGGGACCCGGTGCTGATTCCCAATGGCGTGGATACCAAGGTGTATCGCCAGGCGCGTCGGCGGTACGGGCGGCCGATCCGGGGCGAGGAGCAAGGCCACGGAGAGGGGCAAGCGCACCTTGAGGGCCAGGCCTACCACGAGGGCCCAGCTCACAGCGAGGGGCAGGGCGGAGGCGCCGGGCATTCCGAGGAAACCGGGGCGCATAACCGGATACCGGAGATCGTCTTTTTGGGCCGCATTGATGAATCCCGCAAGGGCCTGGATATTTTGTTGCGCGCCTTAGAGGGGCTGGGAGAGCGGGTGCGGGTGACCGTGATCGGCGGCGGAAAACCGCGCGCGGTGCCGGGAGTGGACTTTGTGGGGCGGGTGAGCGATGAGGAAAAGGCGGAGATCCTCGGGCGCGCGGATATTTACGTGGCCCCCAATACCGGCGGCGAGAGCTTTGGCATCGTCCTGGTGGAGGCCATGGCGGCGGGCTGCGCGGTGGTGGCCAGCGACCTTGAGGCCTTCGCGGCGGTGTGCGATGCGGAGGGAGAGGAACCCGCTGGGTTGCTTTTCCGAAATGGCTCGGCGGCGGACCTGCGGGAGAAGTTGCGGCTCCTGGTGCGGGACGGGGGGCGTCGGCAGCAATTGCAGGAGGCCGGAATCCGGCGCGCGCACCGCTATGACTGGGCCACCGTGGCCGACGACGTGTTTGCGGTGTATGAGACGGTGGCCGATGGCACGAGGGTGGGTACGCGCTGA
- a CDS encoding phosphatidylinositol mannoside acyltransferase, with protein sequence MDLSTMGYLAGWRAVRFLPESWARWLFERGADIASDHGRGMEQLRRNLARVVGQENVTRELVREASRSYARYWLEAFRLPTQARDASLGVRLRRFARGGEHLEASVNKGRGAVVVLPHSGNWDMAGVYAVSTFGSVVTVAERLRPEALFDAFVEYRESLGFDISALSGGAPPFPHLKEALGEGKVVCLLGERDIKRKGVEVEFFGENTTMPVGAVELCRQTGAPLHVVHCWFEGKSTWGFSISEEIEVGEIQPTMQRVADRFAENIAAHPEDWHMLQPLWPGDVALRDERRAREQRGAASRERQGRRNPLARLGRPGRLGQVQRERARGRAARGQR encoded by the coding sequence ATGGACCTCAGCACGATGGGCTACCTCGCGGGTTGGCGCGCGGTGCGCTTTCTCCCGGAATCATGGGCGCGGTGGCTCTTTGAGCGAGGAGCGGACATCGCCAGCGATCATGGTCGCGGCATGGAACAACTACGCCGGAATCTCGCGCGCGTGGTGGGGCAGGAGAACGTCACCCGGGAACTCGTGCGGGAGGCCTCGCGCTCGTATGCGCGGTATTGGCTGGAAGCGTTTAGGCTCCCCACCCAGGCCCGAGATGCCAGCCTCGGCGTGCGCCTGCGCCGCTTTGCGCGAGGAGGCGAGCACCTGGAGGCCTCCGTGAACAAGGGCAGGGGCGCGGTGGTGGTGCTGCCGCACTCGGGCAATTGGGATATGGCCGGGGTGTACGCGGTGAGTACCTTTGGCTCCGTGGTCACGGTGGCGGAGCGGCTGCGGCCCGAGGCTCTTTTTGATGCCTTTGTGGAATACCGGGAAAGCCTGGGCTTTGATATTTCCGCTCTCTCCGGCGGCGCGCCCCCCTTCCCGCACCTCAAGGAGGCGCTGGGCGAGGGGAAAGTGGTGTGTTTGCTGGGCGAGCGCGATATTAAGCGCAAGGGCGTGGAAGTGGAGTTCTTTGGGGAAAACACCACCATGCCGGTGGGCGCGGTGGAACTGTGCCGCCAGACCGGGGCACCTCTGCACGTGGTGCATTGCTGGTTTGAGGGGAAGAGCACCTGGGGCTTTTCTATTTCCGAGGAAATAGAGGTGGGGGAGATACAGCCCACCATGCAGCGGGTGGCGGATCGTTTTGCCGAGAATATCGCCGCGCACCCGGAGGACTGGCACATGCTGCAACCTCTGTGGCCCGGCGATGTTGCCCTACGCGATGAGCGGCGCGCGCGGGAGCAGCGGGGAGCGGCTTCGCGGGAGCGGCAGGGGCGGCGGAATCCACTGGCGCGGCTTGGGCGGCCCGGGCGTCTTGGACAAGTCCAGCGGGAGCGGGCGCGTGGGCGCGCGGCAAGGGGGCAGAGATAA
- the pgsA gene encoding phosphatidylinositol phosphate synthase has translation MLSVYGRRPAAVVVEPVASALLRTGLSPNAITIVGAVLTIAVAVVLIPSGHLVWAAALSGVFAATDMIDGTMARMRGGGTKYGATLDATCDRITDGALFAAIIWWLVYTYDAPQPLVAAALVVLVCSQVISYVKARGEASGFRMVGGLIERPERLIIGLVGIGLQGMGVPYAIDIAIWILAVGSVFTVIQRLRIASQSPLAEELSAPPAGSKEARAARK, from the coding sequence ATGCTTAGCGTGTACGGACGACGCCCCGCGGCCGTGGTGGTGGAGCCGGTGGCCTCGGCGCTGCTGCGCACGGGCCTTTCCCCCAACGCGATCACCATCGTGGGCGCGGTGCTCACCATCGCGGTGGCCGTGGTGCTCATCCCCAGCGGACACCTGGTGTGGGCGGCCGCGCTCTCCGGGGTTTTTGCCGCCACGGATATGATCGACGGCACGATGGCGCGCATGCGCGGCGGCGGTACCAAGTACGGTGCCACCCTCGACGCCACCTGCGATCGCATTACCGACGGCGCGCTTTTTGCCGCCATCATCTGGTGGCTGGTGTACACCTACGACGCCCCGCAGCCCCTGGTTGCCGCCGCGCTGGTGGTGCTGGTGTGCTCGCAGGTGATCTCATACGTCAAGGCCCGGGGCGAGGCCAGCGGTTTCCGCATGGTGGGCGGGTTGATCGAGCGCCCGGAGCGATTGATCATCGGCCTGGTGGGCATTGGTTTGCAGGGCATGGGAGTACCCTACGCGATAGACATTGCCATCTGGATCCTGGCGGTAGGCTCGGTATTCACGGTGATCCAGCGCCTGCGCATTGCCTCCCAATCCCCGCTGGCGGAGGAACTTTCCGCGCCCCCGGCGGGCTCTAAGGAAGCGCGCGCCGCGCGGAAATAA
- a CDS encoding HIT domain-containing protein translates to MRNALPHDAKDTWADTGAGEPDRLQRLWAPYRMNYVASVASVTSTGSQPAEGPEGASQSATKPTDPFVAAPQGSDEDGLIVARGERVYCLLNLFPYNAGHMMVVPYRKVADLEALTAEESAELMAFAQMAVRTLKRVSRPQGINVGLNLGHGSGGSVRDHLHMHVVPRWAGDANFMTVLAGTKVLPQTLRQTRALLAQGWAEIAQEDSHA, encoded by the coding sequence ATGAGGAACGCCTTGCCGCACGACGCTAAGGACACCTGGGCAGATACCGGGGCGGGGGAGCCGGACAGGCTTCAGCGCCTCTGGGCTCCCTACCGCATGAACTACGTTGCTTCTGTGGCCTCTGTGACCTCCACGGGGTCGCAGCCCGCGGAGGGGCCCGAGGGGGCGTCGCAAAGCGCTACCAAGCCCACCGATCCCTTTGTGGCCGCACCCCAGGGCAGCGATGAGGACGGCCTCATCGTGGCGAGGGGCGAGCGCGTGTACTGCCTGCTCAACCTCTTTCCCTATAACGCTGGGCACATGATGGTGGTGCCGTACCGCAAGGTGGCGGACTTAGAGGCGCTCACGGCCGAGGAGAGTGCCGAGCTGATGGCCTTTGCCCAGATGGCGGTGCGCACCCTCAAGCGGGTGTCCCGCCCGCAGGGGATCAACGTGGGGCTCAACCTCGGGCACGGCTCGGGGGGCTCGGTGCGCGATCACCTGCACATGCACGTGGTGCCGCGCTGGGCCGGTGACGCCAACTTCATGACGGTGCTGGCGGGAACCAAGGTGCTCCCGCAGACCTTGAGGCAGACCCGAGCGCTGCTGGCTCAAGGATGGGCAGAGATCGCACAGGAGGATTCCCATGCTTAG
- the thrS gene encoding threonine--tRNA ligase gives MVNSAEKKALLVPAGEPVGKAMRELDLPTKGPDAIVCAQDRQGNLRDLSHTPEADEEFFLVPANTEEGRFVIRHSAAHVLAQAVQIEFPGTKLGIGPAIENGFYYDFDAAEPFTPEDLRTLEKRMKKIIKSGQKFARRVWESQDEAREALADEPYKLELIEDKGNVGPNSDEAAEVGAGELTAYDNVNPRTGEVEWFDLCRGPHVPTTKYIPAFALMRTSAAYWRGDQNNAGLQRIYGTAWESKEALDEYRTMLEEAEKRDHRRLGAELDLFSFPDEIGSGFPVFHPDGGIVRFAMEEHSRQRHLAAGYSFVNTPHVTKGDLFKKSGHLDWYAEGMFPPMQLDAEHNAEGEETKPGQDYYVKPMNCPMHNLVFASRGRSYRELPLRLFEFGTVYRYEKSGVVHGLTRARGFTQDDAHIYCTEEQLEQELTDVLEFIISLLRDYGLDDFYLELSTKDPNKYVGDDEVWERATTILSDVATKSGLELVPDPAGAAFYGPKISVQARDAIGRTWQMSTVQLDFNLPERFDLEYTAPDGSKKRPIMIHRALFGSIERFFGVLLEHYAGAFPAWLAPRQVVGIPVADEFVPHLREVTEALRKRGIRAEVDSSDDRMQKKIRNHTTGKIPFMLLAGGRDVEAGAVSFRFLDGSQINGVPVAEAVELIAAWVGERRNEQPNEERLAARR, from the coding sequence ATGGTGAACTCTGCCGAGAAAAAGGCCCTGCTTGTCCCCGCCGGGGAGCCGGTGGGCAAGGCGATGCGGGAACTCGATCTTCCCACCAAGGGGCCGGACGCCATCGTCTGCGCGCAGGATCGGCAGGGTAACCTCCGCGATCTTTCCCACACCCCGGAGGCGGACGAGGAGTTCTTCCTGGTTCCGGCCAACACGGAGGAGGGGCGCTTTGTGATCCGCCACTCCGCCGCTCACGTGCTGGCGCAGGCCGTGCAGATCGAGTTTCCCGGCACCAAGTTGGGCATTGGTCCGGCCATTGAAAACGGCTTTTACTATGACTTCGACGCCGCCGAGCCCTTCACCCCGGAGGACCTGCGCACGCTGGAAAAGCGGATGAAGAAGATCATCAAGTCCGGGCAGAAGTTCGCGCGCCGCGTGTGGGAGTCCCAGGACGAGGCCCGCGAGGCCCTGGCGGACGAGCCCTACAAGCTCGAACTCATCGAGGACAAGGGCAACGTGGGCCCCAACTCGGACGAGGCCGCTGAGGTGGGGGCCGGGGAACTCACCGCCTATGACAACGTGAACCCTCGCACCGGCGAGGTGGAGTGGTTCGATCTCTGCCGTGGCCCGCACGTGCCCACCACCAAGTACATTCCGGCCTTTGCCCTTATGCGGACCTCCGCCGCCTATTGGCGCGGCGATCAAAACAACGCCGGTTTGCAGCGCATTTACGGCACCGCATGGGAGTCCAAGGAGGCCCTGGACGAGTATCGCACCATGCTGGAGGAGGCGGAGAAGCGTGACCACCGCCGCCTGGGCGCGGAACTGGACCTGTTTAGCTTCCCCGATGAGATCGGCTCCGGCTTCCCGGTGTTCCACCCGGACGGCGGGATCGTGCGCTTTGCCATGGAGGAGCACTCCCGGCAGCGGCACCTGGCGGCGGGTTACTCCTTTGTGAACACCCCGCACGTGACCAAGGGCGATCTGTTTAAGAAGTCCGGCCACCTGGACTGGTACGCCGAGGGCATGTTCCCGCCCATGCAACTCGACGCCGAGCACAATGCGGAGGGCGAGGAAACCAAGCCGGGGCAGGACTACTACGTCAAGCCCATGAACTGCCCCATGCACAACCTGGTCTTTGCCTCCCGAGGTCGCTCCTACCGCGAGTTGCCGCTGCGCCTCTTTGAGTTTGGCACCGTGTACCGCTACGAGAAGTCCGGCGTGGTACACGGCCTGACTCGCGCCCGTGGCTTCACCCAGGATGACGCGCACATCTACTGCACCGAGGAGCAGTTGGAGCAGGAACTCACCGATGTGCTGGAGTTCATCATCTCCCTGCTGCGCGATTACGGCCTGGACGATTTCTACCTGGAACTCTCCACCAAGGACCCCAATAAGTACGTGGGTGACGATGAGGTGTGGGAGCGGGCCACCACCATCCTGAGCGACGTGGCCACCAAGTCCGGCCTGGAACTGGTGCCGGACCCCGCTGGCGCGGCCTTCTACGGGCCAAAGATCTCGGTGCAGGCGCGCGACGCGATCGGTCGCACCTGGCAGATGTCCACGGTGCAGCTGGACTTCAACCTCCCCGAGCGCTTTGACCTGGAATACACCGCCCCGGATGGTTCCAAGAAGCGCCCGATCATGATTCACCGCGCGCTCTTTGGCTCCATCGAACGATTCTTTGGCGTGCTCCTAGAGCACTACGCCGGTGCCTTCCCTGCCTGGCTTGCCCCCCGGCAGGTGGTGGGTATCCCGGTGGCCGATGAGTTCGTGCCGCACCTGCGCGAGGTCACCGAGGCGCTGCGCAAGCGCGGTATCCGCGCGGAGGTGGATTCCTCCGATGACCGTATGCAGAAGAAGATCCGCAACCACACCACCGGCAAGATTCCGTTCATGCTGCTGGCCGGTGGCCGCGACGTGGAGGCCGGGGCCGTGAGTTTCCGCTTCCTGGACGGCTCCCAGATCAACGGCGTGCCGGTGGCCGAGGCGGTGGAACTGATCGCCGCGTGGGTGGGCGAGCGCAGGAACGAACAACCGAATGAGGAACGCCTTGCCGCACGACGCTAA
- a CDS encoding Dyp-type peroxidase has translation MSSVSRRGFLSGLSLSAGGLALAGCRSTEAEEPQHPEGGAETVAFDAPHQAGIATPEQAHLNLVAFNLREGADQRDLRRLLTLWTQDARELCSGRTPRGSLEPELTSRPDRLTITCGLGPGAFERTGLGDRRPAWLTPIPEFSQDRLEERWGQTDLVLQICSDDPLTTAHAMRNMVRSGSDYAEVAWLQQGFVSPGKPEETKRNLFGQKDGTINPRGEEELGDQVWIDEGPQWAHGGTAMVVRRIQMHMDEWEKLDRTSREEVVGRTLESGAPLSGGEEHTAADFQARDEYGLPTIDPNSHMARAVPPRDHPEQRILRRPYNWDIAPEPGAEDRSNSGQVFICFQKDPTVQFTPIQRRLDEADRLNQWITHIGSAVYFLPPGTGAGRGDFWGAELLG, from the coding sequence ATGAGTTCGGTGAGCCGCAGGGGATTCCTGTCCGGCCTATCCCTATCCGCTGGTGGATTGGCCCTGGCCGGGTGTCGCAGCACGGAGGCGGAGGAGCCCCAGCATCCGGAGGGCGGCGCGGAGACGGTGGCTTTCGACGCCCCCCACCAGGCGGGCATCGCCACGCCCGAACAGGCTCACCTGAACCTGGTGGCCTTTAACCTGCGCGAGGGAGCGGATCAGCGCGACCTGCGCCGCCTGCTCACCCTCTGGACGCAGGACGCCCGCGAACTGTGTTCCGGGCGCACCCCGCGCGGCAGCCTGGAACCGGAACTCACCTCCCGGCCCGATCGCCTGACCATCACCTGCGGCCTGGGGCCCGGTGCCTTTGAGCGCACGGGCCTGGGGGATCGACGCCCCGCCTGGCTCACCCCGATCCCGGAGTTTTCGCAGGATCGCCTGGAGGAGCGGTGGGGGCAGACGGATCTGGTGCTCCAAATCTGTAGCGATGATCCGCTCACCACCGCCCACGCCATGCGCAACATGGTGCGTTCCGGTTCCGATTACGCCGAGGTGGCCTGGTTGCAGCAGGGCTTTGTCTCCCCCGGGAAGCCGGAGGAGACAAAGCGGAACCTCTTTGGTCAAAAGGACGGCACCATCAATCCCCGAGGCGAGGAGGAACTGGGCGACCAGGTGTGGATCGATGAGGGGCCGCAGTGGGCGCACGGCGGCACCGCTATGGTGGTGCGCCGGATCCAGATGCACATGGACGAATGGGAGAAACTAGACCGCACCTCCCGCGAGGAGGTGGTGGGGCGGACGCTGGAAAGCGGTGCCCCGCTTTCCGGGGGTGAGGAACACACCGCCGCCGATTTTCAGGCGCGCGATGAGTACGGCCTGCCCACCATTGACCCGAATAGCCACATGGCGCGCGCGGTGCCGCCGCGCGACCACCCGGAGCAGCGGATCCTGCGCCGCCCCTATAACTGGGACATCGCCCCGGAGCCGGGGGCGGAGGATCGCTCCAACTCCGGGCAGGTGTTTATCTGCTTTCAAAAGGATCCCACGGTGCAGTTCACCCCCATTCAGCGGCGCCTGGACGAGGCGGATCGCCTCAACCAGTGGATCACCCACATCGGTTCCGCCGTGTACTTCCTTCCCCCGGGCACCGGGGCGGGGAGGGGAGACTTTTGGGGGGCCGAACTCTTAGGGTGA
- a CDS encoding copper chaperone PCu(A)C: protein MKAVKIGAGAAALALGLFAAGCSSSDEQTTGTTESAEATGVTEGTATTTATTAAADSTASVRLDDAVVRAKGEDNDMTSIFGTLTNGTDEDITVESFTTSLGEAQYQLHEVVDGVMREKSGGFDVPAHGSHELKPGGDHMMVMGYEHPVAAGDEITVTLKLSDGSEVELEPIPVRTIGAGDENYGDIDGQGDQGGHEGHDGHGGHEH from the coding sequence ATGAAGGCTGTAAAGATTGGTGCGGGCGCTGCGGCGCTGGCCCTGGGACTGTTCGCGGCGGGCTGCTCCAGCAGCGATGAGCAGACCACCGGCACCACGGAGAGCGCTGAGGCCACTGGGGTCACCGAGGGCACCGCCACAACTACTGCCACGACCGCCGCGGCGGATTCCACCGCGAGCGTGCGCCTCGATGATGCCGTGGTGCGGGCCAAGGGCGAGGACAACGATATGACCAGTATCTTTGGCACCCTGACCAATGGCACGGATGAGGACATCACCGTGGAGTCCTTCACCACCTCCCTGGGCGAGGCGCAGTATCAACTACACGAGGTGGTGGACGGCGTGATGCGGGAGAAGTCCGGGGGCTTCGACGTTCCCGCACACGGCAGCCACGAACTCAAGCCCGGCGGGGATCACATGATGGTGATGGGCTACGAGCACCCCGTGGCCGCAGGCGATGAGATCACCGTGACCCTGAAGCTTAGCGACGGCTCCGAGGTGGAGTTAGAGCCCATTCCGGTGCGCACCATCGGCGCGGGTGATGAGAACTACGGTGACATTGATGGCCAGGGTGACCAGGGAGGTCACGAGGGCCACGATGGGCACGGCGGACACGAGCACTAG
- a CDS encoding copper resistance protein CopC, with product MRIARSRVSRTAALAAAAGVLSWTAVGVLHPEPARAHDSVIAAIPEDGGTVEEFPQEIVLTFSGIPKDTFNTLAVSDSDSGEVLFSQEPNLDGQEVSVTVPEDVNPGPGEYTVGFQITSSDGHATRGKTTFSVAGAQPAEEGAEGASQSETEQNENSSVLSGPLAWIVGALGVLAMAAVVVVAVARNRHFPDKE from the coding sequence GTGCGAATTGCTCGTTCCCGCGTTTCCCGTACTGCGGCTTTGGCTGCGGCGGCGGGAGTGCTCTCCTGGACTGCGGTGGGTGTGCTGCACCCGGAGCCCGCGCGCGCACACGATAGCGTGATCGCGGCCATCCCGGAGGACGGTGGCACAGTGGAGGAGTTCCCTCAGGAGATCGTTTTGACCTTCTCCGGTATCCCCAAGGACACCTTTAACACCCTGGCCGTGAGCGATAGCGATAGCGGCGAGGTGCTGTTTTCCCAGGAACCGAACCTTGACGGCCAGGAGGTCAGTGTGACCGTGCCGGAGGACGTGAATCCAGGGCCGGGGGAGTACACCGTGGGCTTCCAGATCACCTCCTCCGATGGGCATGCCACCCGGGGTAAGACCACGTTTAGCGTGGCCGGTGCGCAGCCCGCCGAGGAGGGAGCCGAGGGGGCGTCGCAAAGCGAAACCGAACAGAATGAGAACTCTTCCGTGCTCTCCGGGCCCCTGGCGTGGATCGTGGGGGCCCTGGGAGTGCTGGCTATGGCGGCGGTTGTGGTGGTTGCCGTGGCCCGTAATCGTCATTTTCCTGATAAGGAGTAA
- a CDS encoding pyrimidine reductase family protein, translating to MVNMESLLGPLNPLSSPETRAIAISTPTGSCTLHGTSGPLGNPTDAALLMRLRQWSDAVFCGAATIRSEDYAGVELSPEASAQRHAEGRTTLPPIATLSASLDFDPASRFFTQTSTPPLIFTSPDHRGTSRARTLDRAGARLFFLTDLHPTRVIAELRRLGYPRIVCEGGPGVYGELLREQLIDVFHLTLAPFLTSRVERGLVDSGSAEAQRWHLEHTFAHQDSTLFLRYRRAAPTGPGPESVP from the coding sequence ATGGTGAACATGGAATCCCTCCTTGGGCCACTCAATCCCCTTTCCTCCCCGGAAACCCGGGCCATTGCCATCAGCACCCCCACCGGCAGTTGCACCCTGCACGGCACCTCGGGCCCGCTGGGCAATCCCACGGACGCCGCGCTGCTCATGCGCCTACGCCAGTGGTCGGACGCGGTTTTCTGCGGCGCGGCCACCATTCGCAGCGAGGACTACGCCGGGGTGGAACTCTCCCCAGAGGCCTCCGCCCAGCGCCACGCGGAAGGACGCACCACGCTTCCACCCATCGCCACGCTCAGCGCCTCCCTGGACTTCGATCCCGCCAGCAGGTTTTTCACTCAAACCTCCACCCCGCCGCTCATCTTCACCTCGCCGGATCATCGCGGCACGTCGCGCGCCCGCACCCTCGACCGCGCCGGTGCGCGCCTTTTCTTCCTCACGGATCTTCACCCCACCCGGGTGATCGCGGAACTACGTCGCCTGGGCTATCCCCGTATCGTCTGCGAGGGTGGCCCCGGCGTCTACGGGGAGTTGCTCCGCGAGCAGCTTATCGACGTCTTTCATCTCACCCTCGCCCCCTTCCTCACCTCCCGCGTGGAGCGCGGGCTCGTCGATAGTGGCTCCGCCGAGGCACAGCGCTGGCACCTGGAGCATACCTTTGCGCACCAGGATTCCACCCTCTTTCTGCGCTATCGCCGCGCGGCGCCCACAGGGCCTGGCCCGGAATCGGTACCATGA
- a CDS encoding glycosyltransferase family 87 protein — protein sequence MFVLSRDRLSTTWVAFSPLTSERVNTPSHREPHLDRLLRPILWPLAVLSMLHLVCFPAAAGTETDDFTTVYRAVSRFLDGTVVYNEVYSHVDPHYLYNPGATLLLSPLGISSDLSTSRMVFIVANALAIISALGLLTRLFGHSLRGWLFPAAVLAASATEAVRSTLIFSNINGLLFLALVAFMALLLRNRLWWAGIVLGLAIVVKPFFAPLLLLPLVKAQWPTIIAATGLPVALNLAAWPLMNQPERYFTEVTPYLSQVRDYANASLSGQAVYFAMPGGLHAAAFLLIAACVVISVVVLLRWRYSDPLLWVVTTSTVLLAGVFLLSSLGQKYYSLLLIPLFFTATQARSVAHHWLTWVAAYLFLTPQPFVSDGWHREYVLTTLTAPLGWALLIFAVTGTVVGWWRYAERGTPPAPRPRRHRAHPEARPEHVEHAGRHNPRNKRRPRRVVPREQSSPTPQRRLHS from the coding sequence GTGTTTGTCCTTTCGCGCGATCGCCTTTCCACCACCTGGGTGGCGTTCTCCCCGCTGACCTCGGAGCGCGTGAACACCCCCTCGCACCGGGAACCGCACCTGGATCGCCTGCTGCGCCCCATACTGTGGCCGCTTGCCGTGCTCTCCATGCTGCACCTGGTGTGTTTCCCCGCCGCCGCGGGCACGGAAACGGACGATTTCACCACGGTGTACCGCGCGGTCTCGCGCTTCCTCGACGGCACCGTGGTGTACAACGAGGTATATTCCCACGTCGATCCCCACTATCTCTATAATCCCGGTGCCACGCTACTTCTCTCGCCCCTGGGCATATCCAGCGATCTTTCCACCTCCCGCATGGTGTTCATCGTGGCCAATGCCCTGGCCATCATCTCCGCGCTCGGTTTGCTCACCAGGCTTTTTGGCCATTCCCTGCGCGGTTGGCTCTTTCCCGCCGCAGTCCTAGCCGCCTCCGCCACGGAGGCCGTGCGCAGCACCCTGATCTTCTCCAATATCAATGGGCTTCTTTTCCTCGCCCTGGTGGCGTTCATGGCGCTGCTGCTCCGCAACCGCCTGTGGTGGGCCGGGATCGTGCTGGGGCTGGCCATCGTGGTCAAGCCCTTCTTCGCCCCGCTGCTCCTCCTGCCCCTGGTCAAGGCCCAATGGCCCACCATCATCGCCGCCACCGGGCTTCCCGTGGCCTTGAACCTGGCTGCCTGGCCCCTGATGAATCAGCCGGAGCGCTACTTCACGGAGGTTACCCCGTACCTAAGCCAGGTCCGCGATTACGCCAATGCCTCCCTCAGCGGCCAGGCGGTGTACTTTGCCATGCCGGGCGGCCTGCACGCCGCCGCCTTTCTGCTCATCGCCGCCTGCGTGGTCATCAGCGTGGTGGTACTGCTGCGGTGGCGCTATAGCGATCCCCTGCTGTGGGTGGTCACCACCTCCACCGTGCTCCTCGCCGGGGTATTCCTGCTCTCCTCCCTGGGGCAGAAGTACTATTCCCTGCTGCTCATTCCCCTCTTTTTCACCGCCACGCAGGCGCGCAGCGTGGCCCATCACTGGCTCACCTGGGTAGCGGCCTACCTCTTTTTAACCCCGCAGCCCTTCGTCTCCGATGGCTGGCACCGCGAATACGTACTCACCACCCTCACCGCTCCCCTGGGCTGGGCGCTACTGATCTTTGCCGTCACCGGCACCGTGGTGGGCTGGTGGCGCTACGCCGAACGCGGCACCCCACCCGCCCCCAGGCCACGGCGGCACCGCGCTCACCCAGAGGCTCGCCCTGAGCACGTCGAGCACGCCGGACGCCATAACCCACGCAATAAACGCCGACCCCGGCGAGTTGTACCAAGGGAGCAATCCTCCCCCACCCCGCAAAGGAGACTTCACTCATGA
- the msrB gene encoding peptide-methionine (R)-S-oxide reductase MsrB, whose translation MTDFKLITDAQWRERLSAEEYRVLRQAGTEAPHVGEYTSTTTEGVYSCKACGEELFRSTEKFDSHCGWPSFFSPKDSDRVIEREDHSFGMTRTEVLCASCGSHLGHVFAGEGYQTPTDLRYCINSICLTLEEKPVE comes from the coding sequence ATGACCGATTTCAAGCTCATCACGGACGCCCAGTGGCGCGAGCGCCTGAGTGCGGAGGAATACCGCGTGCTGCGCCAGGCGGGCACGGAGGCCCCCCACGTGGGTGAATACACCTCCACCACCACGGAGGGCGTGTATTCCTGCAAGGCCTGTGGGGAGGAATTATTCCGCTCCACGGAAAAGTTCGATTCCCACTGCGGCTGGCCCTCGTTCTTCTCCCCCAAGGATTCCGATCGCGTGATCGAGCGCGAGGACCACTCGTTCGGCATGACCCGCACCGAGGTATTATGCGCCTCCTGCGGCTCCCACCTCGGCCACGTCTTTGCCGGTGAGGGATACCAGACCCCCACCGACCTGCGCTACTGCATTAACTCCATCTGCCTCACCCTGGAAGAAAAGCCGGTGGAATAG